The Mycolicibacterium smegmatis genome has a window encoding:
- a CDS encoding MFS transporter, with translation MSETDRSRSARAPRDRRRPPAVLIGGLSLVVLTVAVLQTAVVPVLGVIATQLHASPVAVSWAVTANLLAAAAATPLIGRLADLYSKKLVLLTVLVIVLIGSVLAATTASVALLIVGRILQGASYALYPICIAILREELAEDRLVGAMAVLSGTLGFGGGVGLVVTGLLMSGDANYHRVFWLTTVFTAVVIVVAVAAVPARKPIPDGSIDWLGAVGLAGGLSAVLLAVTQGNAWGWTSPAAIGVLAGGVALLVGWWLWERRITHPLVSTRMLAKRPILLTNLATIFVGMGLYFAFLGLTQFVQMPPETAGYGFGATVLQASMIFLLPGALAGFLVALVSGRFIDRFGARKVLMVGAFVGIAGFLMLSLAHHRAWQVIGAGVLANAYISLGYGALPALVVSEVDAAETGVATSVNAIARTIGSSIAAAVVAVLLGHSAIPAESSFVTIFVAGAATATLAMALIAISRVPDRHRESKQRLAESRAMNHEWG, from the coding sequence GTGAGTGAGACCGACCGGAGTCGGTCCGCCCGGGCCCCCCGCGACAGACGGCGCCCACCTGCCGTGCTGATCGGCGGACTGAGCCTGGTGGTCCTCACGGTCGCGGTCCTGCAGACCGCCGTCGTCCCGGTACTCGGTGTGATCGCGACGCAACTCCACGCCTCACCCGTCGCGGTCAGCTGGGCCGTCACCGCCAACCTGCTGGCCGCCGCGGCCGCGACACCGCTCATCGGGCGCCTCGCCGACCTCTACAGCAAGAAACTCGTTCTTCTGACGGTTCTGGTGATCGTCCTGATCGGATCGGTGCTCGCCGCGACCACCGCCTCGGTGGCGCTGTTGATCGTGGGCCGGATCCTGCAGGGCGCCTCGTATGCCCTCTATCCCATCTGCATCGCGATCCTGCGCGAGGAACTCGCCGAGGACCGGCTGGTGGGGGCCATGGCCGTGCTGTCGGGAACCCTGGGTTTCGGCGGCGGCGTGGGCCTGGTGGTCACCGGTCTGCTGATGTCCGGCGATGCGAACTACCACCGGGTCTTCTGGCTGACCACCGTGTTCACCGCCGTCGTCATCGTGGTGGCGGTGGCGGCGGTCCCCGCCCGCAAACCCATCCCGGACGGATCCATCGACTGGCTCGGCGCTGTGGGTCTGGCGGGTGGCCTGTCGGCGGTGCTCCTCGCCGTCACCCAGGGAAACGCATGGGGATGGACCTCGCCGGCGGCCATCGGGGTCCTCGCGGGCGGAGTCGCACTGCTGGTCGGTTGGTGGTTGTGGGAACGGCGTATCACGCACCCACTGGTGTCGACCCGCATGCTCGCGAAGCGACCCATCCTGCTGACCAACCTCGCGACGATTTTCGTCGGGATGGGCCTGTACTTCGCGTTCCTGGGCCTGACCCAGTTCGTGCAGATGCCGCCCGAGACCGCCGGGTACGGCTTCGGCGCCACCGTCCTGCAGGCGAGCATGATCTTCCTGCTGCCCGGCGCGCTGGCCGGGTTCCTCGTCGCACTGGTCAGCGGACGGTTCATCGACCGCTTCGGGGCCCGCAAGGTGCTGATGGTCGGTGCGTTCGTGGGTATCGCCGGGTTCCTGATGCTCTCCCTCGCACACCATCGCGCATGGCAGGTCATCGGCGCCGGCGTGCTGGCCAACGCCTACATCAGCCTCGGGTACGGGGCGCTGCCCGCGCTGGTCGTCAGCGAGGTCGACGCCGCCGAGACCGGGGTGGCGACCAGCGTGAACGCGATCGCCCGCACGATCGGCAGTTCCATCGCGGCCGCCGTCGTCGCCGTCCTGCTCGGACACAGCGCGATCCCCGCGGAATCGAGTTTCGTGACGATCTTCGTCGCGGGAGCGGCCACCGCCACGCTGGCAATGGCGCTCATCGCGATATCCCGGGTTCCCGACCGGCACCGCGAATCGAAGCAGAGGCTCGCCGAAAGCCGTGCCATGAACCACGAGTGGGGCTGA
- a CDS encoding MarR family winged helix-turn-helix transcriptional regulator: protein MPPGRASESRVIAENLSVVVWALRRYGERQSGLTPLPQSELEVLRTIGDNPGCTVSEVARMLQLQPSNVSTTVRHLMTRDLVVREVNPEDRRSARLHLSETAERHKQMITQAWVTALERELGTMTDHEVGVLVEAAPLLRRLTAIADLP from the coding sequence ATGCCGCCTGGACGCGCCAGCGAATCCCGTGTGATCGCCGAGAACCTGAGCGTCGTGGTCTGGGCGCTGCGTCGGTACGGCGAACGGCAGTCCGGGCTGACACCGCTTCCCCAGTCCGAACTCGAGGTGCTCCGCACGATCGGGGACAACCCCGGATGCACGGTCTCGGAGGTGGCACGCATGCTGCAACTTCAGCCGAGCAACGTCAGCACCACCGTGCGCCATCTGATGACCCGCGATCTTGTGGTCCGCGAGGTCAACCCGGAGGACCGGCGCTCGGCGCGACTGCATCTGAGCGAGACCGCCGAACGGCACAAGCAGATGATCACCCAGGCATGGGTCACCGCTCTGGAGCGGGAACTCGGCACCATGACCGATCACGAGGTGGGCGTGCTCGTCGAGGCCGCGCCCCTGTTGCGGCGGCTCACCGCCATCGCCGACCTTCCCTGA
- a CDS encoding isocitrate/isopropylmalate dehydrogenase family protein, whose translation MIEIGVLRGDGIGPEIVSATTQVVERALDAAAVGVRWVPLPFGRQAIDEFGTPVPDVTLERLDGLTGWIIGPHDNAGYPEQFRGTLSPGGVIRKRYNLFANIRPARALSTSVRAVCPDIDVVIVRENTEGFYADRNMYDGAGEFMPTADVALAVAVFTRAAIERIAHEAFRIAATRRRSVTIAHKTNVLTRTTGLFRDTCMAVADQYPDVEVRGEHVDALAALLVSRPTQFDVIVAENMFGDILSDLTGQLSGSLGMAPSLNASDSKAMAQASHGAAPDIAGRDVANPVAMMLSAAMLLRWLGERAGSGRALVGAADAVEHAVRRTLDAGLSTPDVGGSAGTREFTDGVLTALRPT comes from the coding sequence ATGATCGAAATCGGCGTGCTGCGCGGCGACGGCATCGGACCGGAGATCGTCTCGGCCACAACACAAGTGGTCGAGCGAGCACTTGATGCCGCCGCGGTCGGCGTGCGGTGGGTTCCCCTGCCGTTCGGCCGCCAGGCGATCGACGAATTCGGGACGCCGGTGCCCGACGTCACCCTGGAGCGACTCGACGGCCTCACCGGCTGGATCATCGGCCCGCACGACAACGCCGGATACCCTGAGCAGTTCCGCGGTACGTTGTCGCCGGGCGGTGTGATCCGGAAGCGCTACAACCTGTTCGCGAACATCCGTCCGGCCCGCGCGCTGAGCACATCGGTGCGCGCGGTGTGTCCCGACATCGATGTCGTGATCGTCCGGGAGAACACCGAGGGTTTCTACGCGGATCGCAACATGTACGACGGCGCCGGGGAGTTCATGCCCACCGCGGATGTGGCACTCGCGGTCGCCGTCTTCACCCGCGCTGCAATCGAGCGCATCGCGCACGAGGCCTTCCGGATCGCCGCGACCCGCCGCCGCTCGGTGACCATCGCACACAAGACCAACGTGCTGACCAGGACCACCGGCCTGTTCCGCGACACCTGCATGGCCGTGGCCGATCAGTATCCCGACGTCGAGGTCCGTGGCGAGCACGTCGATGCGCTGGCTGCGCTGTTGGTCAGTCGGCCAACGCAATTCGATGTCATCGTCGCCGAGAACATGTTCGGCGACATCCTGTCGGACCTCACCGGGCAGTTGAGCGGATCACTGGGTATGGCACCGTCGCTCAACGCCTCGGACAGCAAGGCGATGGCGCAGGCGAGTCACGGGGCCGCGCCGGACATCGCCGGGCGGGACGTGGCCAACCCGGTCGCCATGATGCTCTCGGCGGCGATGTTGTTGCGGTGGCTGGGTGAGCGTGCCGGAAGCGGTCGCGCCCTGGTGGGGGCCGCGGACGCCGTCGAACACGCGGTGCGGCGCACGCTCGACGCCGGTCTCTCGACCCCGGACGTCGGCGGGTCGGCGGGCACGCGGGAATTCACCGACGGTGTCCTCACCGCGCTGCGGCCGACTTGA
- a CDS encoding class I SAM-dependent methyltransferase codes for MPDTVGPQPQYETFADEFLDHARDGFYNAHYDRPACLALIGDVAGRTILDAACGPGLYAEELAKRGASLIGFDQSPRMVELARARVPSGDFRVHDLAGPLDWLPSQSVDAVLLALALEYVDDRTAMLREFHRVLRPAGALVLSRMHPTGDWLRHGGNYFETRVVEETWSRGWNVRYWLAPLERTCSELRDAGFLIEELREPRPTEEAARRDPQAYQRLAQAPEGFMTIRAVPDFRLRRPAAGR; via the coding sequence GTGCCCGATACCGTTGGACCGCAGCCCCAGTACGAGACATTCGCCGACGAATTCCTCGACCACGCGAGAGACGGCTTCTACAACGCCCACTACGACAGGCCCGCCTGTCTGGCGCTGATCGGCGACGTCGCCGGCCGCACGATTCTGGACGCGGCATGCGGACCAGGGTTGTATGCGGAGGAACTGGCGAAACGCGGAGCGTCGCTGATCGGATTCGACCAGAGCCCACGCATGGTCGAATTGGCCCGTGCGCGTGTGCCGTCCGGTGATTTCCGTGTGCACGATCTCGCCGGACCCCTGGACTGGCTACCGAGCCAGTCGGTCGACGCCGTGCTGCTGGCGCTGGCACTCGAGTACGTCGACGACCGCACGGCGATGCTGCGTGAGTTCCACCGGGTTCTGCGGCCCGCCGGTGCGCTCGTCCTGTCCCGGATGCACCCCACCGGTGACTGGCTGCGCCATGGCGGAAATTACTTCGAGACCAGGGTCGTCGAGGAGACGTGGAGCAGGGGGTGGAACGTGCGATACTGGCTCGCCCCATTGGAACGCACCTGTTCGGAGCTGCGCGATGCCGGGTTCCTCATCGAAGAACTACGCGAACCCCGGCCGACGGAAGAAGCGGCCCGTCGCGACCCGCAGGCCTACCAGCGACTCGCGCAGGCACCCGAGGGTTTCATGACGATCCGAGCCGTCCCGGACTTCCGACTCCGACGGCCTGCGGCCGGGCGGTAG
- a CDS encoding alpha/beta fold hydrolase, translating to MDSYRRGNLEFEVSEAGPSDGATVILLHGFPQRNSSWEPIVGRLTAHGFRCLAPNQRGYSPGARPPRRRDYRVGELVEDVVALIDASGADRVHLVGHDWGAAVAWGVASYVPARLATLSALSVPHPQAFLRAMTTSRQGLASWYMYLNQLPRLPERLMLGRDGGAARMVRTLQRSGQTREIAERDARAMAEPGALTAALNWYRAMFLSTSDPRAKHKIAKRKITVPTLYVWSDRDIAITEKPARETANYVAGPYRFETLHGVSHWIPEERPDEVADLLLEWFAAHPV from the coding sequence ATGGACTCCTACCGCCGCGGCAACCTCGAATTCGAGGTCAGCGAAGCCGGGCCCTCCGACGGCGCGACAGTGATACTGCTGCACGGGTTTCCGCAGCGGAACTCCAGCTGGGAGCCCATCGTCGGCAGACTCACGGCGCACGGCTTCCGGTGTCTCGCACCGAACCAGCGCGGATACTCCCCCGGCGCCCGGCCACCACGTCGGCGCGACTACCGCGTGGGTGAGCTCGTCGAAGACGTGGTCGCACTCATCGACGCGAGCGGAGCAGACCGCGTCCACCTTGTGGGGCACGACTGGGGTGCCGCCGTGGCCTGGGGCGTCGCGTCATACGTGCCGGCGCGGCTGGCCACGTTGTCGGCGCTGTCGGTTCCGCACCCGCAGGCCTTCCTGCGGGCGATGACGACCAGTCGGCAGGGACTTGCATCCTGGTACATGTACCTCAACCAGCTTCCCCGCCTTCCCGAACGGCTCATGCTCGGCCGCGATGGCGGCGCTGCGCGCATGGTCAGGACGCTGCAGCGAAGCGGACAGACGCGTGAGATCGCCGAGCGTGACGCACGCGCCATGGCCGAACCCGGCGCGCTGACCGCCGCTCTCAACTGGTACCGGGCCATGTTCCTGTCGACGTCGGATCCCCGCGCAAAGCACAAGATCGCCAAGCGCAAGATCACGGTGCCGACGCTGTACGTGTGGAGCGACCGCGACATCGCGATCACCGAGAAGCCCGCACGCGAGACCGCGAACTACGTTGCGGGACCGTACCGATTCGAGACGCTGCACGGAGTATCGCACTGGATCCCGGAGGAAAGGCCCGACGAGGTTGCCGATCTGCTGCTGGAGTGGTTCGCGGCGCACCCGGTGTGA
- a CDS encoding LysM peptidoglycan-binding domain-containing protein, with translation MKTYTVAHADTLFGIAQREYGDGGLFPVIARQNHVANPDLIVTGQEILVPYVTYRHLFTTEDSTAARAELTQRHYATEDQAVQLIWEVVNGVAQRQIQRGAWLLMPDLTDVGRHTVVEGESFLNLAHRWYGDEALAVVIANANHLDLFTDPEPGTILVVPRLNRRRGVAGDTLESLVREEYGDDDVETRTAVVAAANYISRPHALCSNQIVYFPS, from the coding sequence ATGAAGACCTACACGGTCGCACACGCGGACACGTTGTTCGGCATCGCGCAGCGGGAGTACGGCGACGGCGGCCTGTTTCCGGTCATCGCACGGCAGAACCACGTCGCCAACCCGGATCTCATCGTCACAGGGCAGGAGATCCTCGTTCCCTACGTCACGTATCGCCACCTGTTCACGACCGAGGACTCGACCGCGGCTCGCGCAGAGCTCACACAGCGCCACTACGCCACCGAGGACCAGGCCGTCCAGCTCATCTGGGAGGTGGTCAACGGCGTGGCGCAACGGCAGATCCAGCGCGGCGCGTGGCTGCTGATGCCCGACCTCACCGACGTGGGCCGCCACACGGTCGTCGAAGGGGAGAGTTTTCTCAACCTGGCGCACCGGTGGTACGGCGACGAGGCGCTCGCGGTCGTGATCGCCAACGCCAACCACCTCGATCTGTTCACCGATCCCGAGCCCGGCACGATACTCGTCGTGCCGCGACTCAACCGTCGCCGCGGTGTCGCCGGTGACACGCTGGAATCGTTGGTGCGGGAGGAGTACGGCGACGACGACGTCGAGACCAGGACCGCGGTGGTCGCCGCCGCCAACTACATCAGCAGGCCGCACGCGCTGTGCTCCAACCAGATCGTCTATTTCCCGTCCTGA
- a CDS encoding alpha/beta fold hydrolase: MDAVNSGRAARRVRLTHHVVELDDGHQVGVSVGGVGVPMVFLHGLGLNRRVYIRLLSRVAGLGFRIVAIDAPGHGDTEDLPPDADGFSERTAMVLRTMDALGIEKAVLAGHSMGGRTAIHLAAVAPQRVLAAILVDAAAGSSFDATISTVTRSPRQMLNSVLGAIYDMHSDPLHMQIGALNRYLRMVAAVTMGKSFASRGFTGAARAIMQSGACAALLAAMREHRIPTIVLHGEHDSIVPFDNACDVADVVDATLYRVRGACHSWLIGNPRRGADSIRQLLHGELGDVLREAATTLGIDDWRDAEDWDRTLVTSAAQVRTLAGAGVVIGPDSRERVEMDLVRRPGPTRAEAVPETPERATA; encoded by the coding sequence ATGGATGCGGTGAATTCGGGACGAGCAGCACGGCGTGTCCGGCTCACACATCATGTCGTCGAGCTCGACGACGGTCACCAGGTCGGGGTCTCGGTCGGTGGTGTCGGTGTGCCGATGGTGTTCCTGCACGGTCTCGGTCTGAACCGGCGTGTCTACATCCGGCTGTTGAGCAGGGTTGCGGGGCTGGGCTTTCGGATCGTTGCGATCGACGCGCCGGGGCACGGCGACACCGAGGACCTACCGCCGGATGCGGACGGGTTCAGCGAGCGCACCGCCATGGTGCTGCGGACCATGGACGCACTGGGTATCGAAAAGGCCGTTCTGGCAGGACATTCCATGGGTGGGCGCACCGCCATCCATCTCGCGGCGGTTGCGCCACAGCGGGTGTTGGCCGCGATCCTGGTGGACGCCGCGGCGGGCTCGTCTTTCGACGCGACGATCAGTACGGTGACGCGCTCGCCGAGACAGATGCTCAACAGTGTCCTCGGTGCGATCTATGACATGCACTCCGATCCCCTTCACATGCAGATCGGTGCGCTGAACCGGTATCTGCGCATGGTCGCGGCGGTCACGATGGGAAAGTCGTTCGCATCACGCGGATTCACCGGTGCGGCCCGCGCGATCATGCAATCGGGCGCGTGCGCTGCCTTGCTGGCGGCCATGCGCGAGCACAGAATTCCCACGATCGTGCTCCATGGTGAGCACGACTCCATCGTGCCGTTCGACAACGCATGTGACGTCGCCGATGTCGTGGACGCCACGCTCTACCGCGTGCGCGGCGCATGTCACTCCTGGTTGATCGGCAACCCGCGCCGCGGTGCCGATTCGATCCGGCAACTGCTGCACGGTGAACTCGGCGACGTACTTCGCGAGGCCGCCACCACGTTGGGCATCGATGACTGGCGTGACGCCGAGGATTGGGATCGGACCCTCGTCACCTCTGCGGCGCAGGTCCGCACACTGGCCGGCGCCGGCGTCGTGATCGGCCCGGACAGTCGGGAGCGTGTGGAGATGGATCTCGTCCGACGCCCCGGCCCGACGCGCGCCGAGGCCGTGCCGGAGACACCCGAGCGCGCCACGGCCTGA
- a CDS encoding AAA family ATPase: protein MVQVSGVSRDDGPVAGLIGRRDECAVLDQLVDAVAGGASRALMIRGEAGVGKTALLDYAAARAAELQIARIVGIQSEMELAFAGIHQLCLPLLPRLGHLPVPQRDALEVALGMATGSSPDRFLVGLAVLNLLADAAADRPLLCLVDDEQWLDRSSAQVLAFVARRLGSESVGMIFAAREPSDAAAGVPALVVRGLRGADARALLDSALSAPLDPRVRDQILAETDGNPLALLELPRTLTRDALAGVFGLPGGSGVATDIEHAFGVRIGELPEPTRDLLLIAAAEPTGDAPLVWRAAARLGIGSDAAAPAVEAELASFDTRVTFQHPLVRSVVYRAAALDDRRRAHRALAAATDAEVDPDRRAWHLAHAAAGPDAAAATELESSAARARSRGGACAAAAFLERATALTVDPVLRNDRALAAAAAKAEAGAFESAQDLLAMVEATSLSDLQQAQVDVLRARLAFVTSHGSDAPPLLLKAARRLGGIDPDRARAVYLDAMLAAMFAGRLATGANLVEVAAAARSAPERSGAAEVSDLLLDWLTAHYGRGYVAARSALGDVLSAFDGEADDLPLNRMLLASTAAHYAWDDVRLDAFTAHHVERARATGALSEVPIALNSRAIALLFFGDLDGAAGAVDEIRAADDATGALLAPYAELGLAAMRGDLARAESLVDATVAAVTERGEGNGLTVAWWAEAVLHNGFGSARKALEAASRAAAFPPELASANWALVELVEAATRCGAVETAAEAAADLAELTTSSGTDWALGLAARARALVSGPAESETWYRESIERLENTRARAELARSRLVYGEWLRRERRRTAARSELRTAHEMFSAMGMSAFAARAQRELAAAGDRIRETVIAAVDHRLTAQEAHIARLARDGLSNPEIGARLFISARTVQYHLGKVFTKLGITSRSQLDGVLGHVTDR from the coding sequence ATGGTGCAGGTCAGCGGTGTCTCGCGCGACGACGGTCCGGTCGCCGGGTTGATAGGCCGGCGCGACGAGTGCGCGGTTCTCGATCAGCTCGTCGACGCCGTCGCAGGCGGGGCGAGCCGCGCGTTGATGATCCGTGGCGAAGCGGGTGTCGGTAAGACCGCCTTGCTCGATTACGCCGCGGCCCGGGCCGCCGAGTTGCAGATCGCGCGGATTGTCGGGATCCAGTCCGAGATGGAGTTGGCTTTCGCCGGAATCCATCAGCTGTGTCTGCCGCTGCTGCCGCGGCTGGGGCACCTGCCCGTGCCGCAACGCGACGCGCTCGAGGTCGCCCTCGGCATGGCGACGGGTTCGTCGCCCGACCGGTTCCTGGTGGGTCTGGCCGTGCTGAACCTGTTGGCCGATGCCGCCGCCGACCGCCCGCTGCTCTGTCTGGTGGACGACGAGCAGTGGCTCGACCGGTCCTCGGCGCAGGTTCTCGCGTTCGTGGCGCGACGGCTCGGATCGGAGTCCGTCGGCATGATCTTCGCCGCGCGGGAGCCCAGCGATGCGGCGGCCGGCGTGCCTGCGCTCGTGGTCAGGGGCCTGCGGGGCGCCGACGCCCGCGCCCTGCTCGATTCTGCGCTGTCGGCGCCGCTCGACCCCAGGGTGCGCGACCAGATCCTGGCCGAAACCGATGGCAATCCGCTTGCGTTGCTTGAGCTTCCACGGACCCTGACGCGTGATGCGTTGGCCGGCGTGTTCGGGTTGCCGGGCGGTTCCGGGGTCGCCACCGACATCGAGCACGCGTTCGGCGTGCGCATCGGTGAACTGCCGGAACCCACGAGAGATCTCCTCTTGATCGCGGCAGCCGAGCCGACGGGGGATGCCCCGCTGGTGTGGCGCGCCGCGGCGCGTCTCGGGATCGGTTCGGACGCGGCGGCGCCTGCGGTCGAGGCCGAACTCGCCTCGTTCGACACGCGGGTGACGTTCCAGCATCCGTTGGTGCGATCGGTCGTGTACCGCGCGGCAGCGCTCGACGATCGGCGGCGGGCGCACCGCGCGTTGGCGGCGGCCACCGACGCCGAGGTGGACCCGGACCGCCGCGCATGGCATCTGGCGCACGCCGCCGCGGGACCGGACGCCGCGGCCGCGACCGAATTGGAGAGCTCGGCAGCGCGTGCCCGCTCCCGCGGCGGGGCGTGCGCGGCGGCCGCCTTTCTGGAGCGCGCGACGGCATTGACCGTCGACCCTGTGCTGCGCAATGACCGTGCGCTGGCCGCGGCGGCTGCCAAGGCCGAGGCAGGCGCATTCGAGTCCGCGCAGGATCTGCTCGCGATGGTCGAGGCCACGTCTCTGAGCGACCTGCAACAGGCTCAGGTCGATGTGCTGCGCGCTCGGCTGGCCTTCGTCACCAGCCACGGAAGCGATGCGCCGCCACTGCTGCTCAAAGCAGCCCGCCGACTCGGCGGCATCGACCCGGACCGCGCGCGTGCGGTCTATCTCGATGCGATGTTGGCCGCGATGTTCGCGGGGCGGCTCGCCACCGGCGCCAACCTGGTCGAGGTCGCCGCGGCCGCCCGGTCGGCACCGGAAAGATCTGGAGCTGCGGAGGTTTCGGATCTGCTGTTGGATTGGCTGACGGCACATTACGGTCGTGGCTACGTGGCCGCGCGGTCTGCGCTGGGTGATGTCTTGAGCGCTTTCGACGGTGAGGCCGACGACCTGCCGCTGAACCGAATGCTGCTCGCGTCGACGGCCGCCCACTACGCCTGGGACGACGTACGCCTCGATGCGTTCACGGCACATCATGTGGAACGCGCGAGGGCCACCGGCGCACTCAGCGAGGTGCCCATCGCGCTCAATTCGCGCGCGATAGCGCTGCTGTTCTTCGGAGACCTCGATGGTGCCGCCGGTGCCGTGGATGAGATCCGGGCTGCTGACGACGCGACGGGCGCATTGCTCGCACCGTATGCCGAACTGGGTTTGGCGGCCATGCGCGGCGACCTCGCCCGCGCCGAGTCTCTCGTCGACGCCACGGTGGCCGCGGTGACCGAGCGCGGCGAGGGCAACGGTCTCACTGTCGCATGGTGGGCTGAGGCAGTGCTGCACAACGGGTTCGGATCGGCACGCAAAGCGTTGGAGGCGGCATCGCGCGCAGCGGCCTTCCCGCCTGAGCTGGCGTCGGCAAACTGGGCGCTCGTCGAGCTCGTGGAGGCCGCCACCCGTTGTGGGGCAGTCGAAACAGCCGCCGAGGCCGCAGCTGATCTGGCCGAGTTGACGACGTCCAGCGGTACCGATTGGGCTCTGGGACTCGCTGCCAGGGCACGTGCCCTCGTCAGCGGACCTGCGGAATCGGAGACGTGGTACCGCGAGTCGATCGAGAGGCTCGAAAACACCAGGGCGCGCGCGGAACTCGCGCGTAGCCGTCTCGTGTACGGGGAGTGGCTGCGCCGCGAACGCCGTCGCACTGCGGCGCGATCCGAGCTCCGTACCGCCCACGAGATGTTCTCGGCCATGGGTATGTCTGCCTTCGCGGCACGAGCCCAACGTGAGTTGGCGGCCGCCGGCGATCGTATCCGGGAGACCGTCATCGCCGCGGTGGACCACCGGCTCACCGCACAGGAAGCGCACATCGCCCGGCTGGCCCGTGACGGGCTGTCCAATCCCGAGATCGGGGCGAGGCTGTTCATCAGCGCCCGCACCGTGCAGTACCACTTGGGCAAGGTGTTCACCAAGCTGGGCATTACCTCCCGCAGTCAGCTCGACGGCGTCCTGGGACACGTCACCGACCGCTGA
- a CDS encoding helix-turn-helix domain-containing protein — protein MTGRRAVRHSGNAPAAAPGECTASRPTSKRRNATSGSRVNENRPAGVSQSMSLVSEVGALAEFLRSHRQRLTPEQVGIQTQGARRVPGLRREEVAMRAGISVEYYIRLEQGRERSPSLAVCEALASALVLGRYETSHLYELAEPRKSCPDERLGRPRVPEASRVLLDTLETPALIQNRYADVVATNPAGEALSPNIRVGVNRIRALFTDPAERALHLDWDRVTENAVAQLRLAVGGSVGRSPARELITELLHTSTRFRNLWSHHEVAHAPVSPVRLQHPAVGRLVLFGQQLLIAGTDDLSMVVYHADPAASSWSGLQRLLGLASEAEPNA, from the coding sequence GTGACCGGGCGCAGGGCGGTGCGACATTCCGGCAACGCGCCGGCCGCCGCTCCGGGTGAGTGCACCGCATCTAGACCGACCTCGAAGAGGCGCAACGCGACCTCCGGCTCCCGAGTGAACGAGAACCGGCCGGCAGGGGTTTCACAGAGTATGTCCCTGGTATCCGAGGTCGGCGCACTCGCGGAGTTCCTGCGCAGCCATCGACAGCGGTTGACGCCGGAACAGGTAGGCATCCAGACACAGGGGGCCCGCCGCGTACCCGGGCTGCGTCGCGAAGAGGTCGCCATGCGCGCCGGGATCAGCGTCGAGTACTACATCCGACTCGAGCAGGGGCGTGAACGCAGTCCTTCCCTCGCGGTCTGCGAAGCCCTGGCCAGTGCGCTAGTGCTGGGCCGATATGAAACCAGCCACCTGTATGAGCTGGCCGAACCCAGGAAATCCTGTCCCGACGAGCGCCTTGGGCGCCCGCGCGTGCCCGAGGCGAGCCGGGTGCTGCTCGACACCCTGGAGACACCCGCGCTCATCCAGAACCGGTATGCCGACGTTGTCGCGACGAACCCTGCGGGCGAGGCGCTTTCGCCGAACATACGCGTCGGGGTGAACCGCATCAGAGCGTTGTTCACCGACCCTGCCGAAAGAGCGCTCCACCTCGATTGGGACCGTGTGACCGAGAACGCCGTTGCCCAGTTGCGTCTCGCCGTCGGCGGCAGCGTGGGGAGAAGTCCGGCAAGAGAGTTGATCACCGAGCTTCTGCACACCAGTACCCGCTTCCGGAATCTGTGGTCGCACCACGAGGTCGCGCACGCGCCCGTGAGTCCGGTACGTCTGCAACACCCCGCTGTCGGTCGGCTCGTGCTGTTCGGACAACAGCTCCTCATCGCCGGAACCGACGACCTCTCCATGGTGGTGTACCACGCGGATCCGGCCGCATCGTCGTGGTCGGGTCTTCAGCGTCTTCTCGGCCTGGCGTCGGAGGCCGAACCGAACGCGTGA
- a CDS encoding sigma-70 family RNA polymerase sigma factor gives MTTTMIREEFPGKRRPDFQDEVKPLLGDLHRRAYAYVRDTSDAEDLVQETLLRAYRAFDRLGDDYQLMPWLLAIMRNTWISRYRAAQRRPAEALVGEFLDTYAETASRGASGETWSAEDVAMRNMSDPAVVAALSKLPESLRLTMYYTAIVGMSCREVSTLMDIPKGTVMSRLHRGRHQMRRALSHHRS, from the coding sequence ATGACCACAACGATGATCCGCGAGGAGTTCCCTGGCAAACGCAGACCGGACTTCCAGGACGAGGTGAAACCGCTTCTGGGCGACCTTCATCGGCGCGCCTACGCCTACGTACGCGACACCAGCGACGCCGAGGACCTGGTTCAGGAGACGCTGCTTCGCGCATACCGCGCGTTCGACCGGTTGGGCGACGACTACCAACTCATGCCGTGGCTCCTGGCCATCATGCGCAACACCTGGATCAGCCGCTACCGCGCGGCCCAGCGCAGGCCCGCGGAAGCGCTCGTGGGTGAGTTCCTCGACACCTACGCTGAAACCGCGTCGCGCGGCGCTTCGGGCGAGACATGGTCGGCCGAGGACGTGGCCATGCGGAACATGTCGGATCCCGCGGTGGTTGCTGCGCTGTCGAAACTGCCGGAATCGCTGCGACTCACCATGTATTACACGGCGATCGTGGGGATGTCGTGTCGCGAGGTGTCCACGCTGATGGACATCCCGAAGGGGACCGTCATGTCAAGGCTGCACCGGGGCAGGCACCAGATGCGCCGGGCGCTGTCTCATCACCGGTCCTGA